A window from Candidatus Stygibacter australis encodes these proteins:
- a CDS encoding HypC/HybG/HupF family hydrogenase formation chaperone, protein MCLAIPGKIVKIHDDTGVVDLGGINQEISLTFIPQVVIGDWVLIHTGFAINIISEDDAFKTIELLQAVYAK, encoded by the coding sequence ATGTGTCTTGCCATACCGGGAAAAATTGTTAAAATCCATGATGACACCGGCGTTGTCGATCTGGGTGGTATAAACCAGGAGATTTCTCTCACCTTTATACCCCAGGTTGTTATCGGCGACTGGGTTCTCATCCACACAGGCTTTGCTATCAATATCATCTCTGAAGATGATGCCTTTAAAACTATCGAACTTCTCCAGGCTGTCTATGCTAAATAA
- the hypD gene encoding hydrogenase formation protein HypD, translated as MFQDHDLAQKIITRISGFKENIRIMEVCGSHTMAIGKWALRKLLPSNIHLISGPGCPVCVTPPSIIDSLIDLQSVTIATFGDMLRLPGNNGTLEDARASGLDVRIVYSPLDALKLAQKKETIFIGIGFETTIPGIAHTIRLAKKKNLTGFSVLPAFKIIPPALKALLNSSVTNIDGFILPGNVSAIIGSNAYEFLPQEFDLGGVVTGFEPLDILTAINMLIEQHQNNSPKIENEYQRVVSPTGNINAQQTINEVMQVQDSWWRGLGYIPASGLGIRDEFRDFDAIYKYNLNITDQQPDTGCQCGDVLKGIITPPQCPLFASTCTPANPLGPCMVSSEGSCAAYYKYER; from the coding sequence ATGTTCCAGGACCATGACCTGGCACAAAAGATCATCACCCGGATAAGCGGTTTCAAAGAAAATATCCGCATCATGGAAGTTTGCGGTTCCCACACAATGGCTATCGGAAAATGGGCACTCAGAAAACTGCTGCCCTCTAATATCCATTTGATTTCCGGTCCTGGCTGCCCTGTTTGCGTTACTCCTCCATCTATAATAGATTCTCTGATAGATCTCCAATCTGTCACAATTGCCACATTTGGTGATATGCTGCGGCTGCCAGGTAATAATGGAACTCTTGAAGATGCCAGAGCCTCAGGACTTGACGTGCGCATCGTTTATTCTCCCCTCGATGCTCTCAAGCTTGCTCAAAAAAAAGAAACTATCTTTATCGGTATAGGTTTTGAAACTACTATCCCCGGCATTGCCCATACTATCAGACTTGCCAAAAAGAAAAACCTGACTGGTTTCTCAGTTCTGCCTGCTTTCAAGATAATCCCGCCAGCCCTCAAAGCACTGCTAAATTCTTCTGTGACCAATATAGATGGCTTCATCCTCCCGGGAAACGTAAGTGCCATCATTGGTTCAAATGCCTATGAATTTCTTCCTCAGGAGTTTGATCTTGGTGGCGTTGTAACTGGTTTTGAACCGTTGGATATTCTCACAGCTATCAATATGCTCATCGAGCAGCATCAGAATAATTCTCCCAAAATTGAAAATGAATACCAGCGAGTTGTTTCCCCCACAGGAAATATCAATGCTCAGCAGACTATCAACGAAGTAATGCAGGTGCAGGATTCCTGGTGGCGTGGTCTGGGATATATCCCTGCTTCCGGTCTGGGTATCAGAGATGAATTCCGTGATTTTGATGCAATTTATAAATATAACCTGAATATTACTGATCAACAGCCAGATACCGGCTGCCAGTGTGGTGACGTGCTCAAAGGCATTATCACCCCACCCCAATGCCCACTTTTTGCCAGTACCTGCACTCCTGCCAATCCCCTTGGCCCCTGCATGGTATCTTCTGAAGGCTCTTGTGCCGCTTATTATAAATATGAAAGATAA
- the hypE gene encoding hydrogenase expression/formation protein HypE → MKDNIITLAHGSGARLTQNLISSVFASTFQMEELSDSFRIEPGLVVTTDAHVVKPLFFPGGNIGKLAVTGTVNDVAVSGAVPAYLLAAFIIEEGFPISELQKIVNSMQKAAQEAGVKIIAGDTKVVEKHNAEGVYITTTGIGYLAEGIALSTQKIKPGDQIIVNNYIGDHTIAIINSRDQLGLQPPPLSDCAPLNHLIQDMLSVSDVHFIRDATRGGVATILNEVYDDCGMGIIIDESALPIRNSTMAVSELLGMEPLYMANEGVIVSFVPAQTDNLLSAMTANIYGKNSALIGKVTNEVKGVYLKTPLGSLRPLPMLNADPLPRIC, encoded by the coding sequence ATGAAAGATAATATTATAACTCTCGCTCATGGCAGTGGTGCCAGACTCACCCAAAACCTTATCTCCAGCGTTTTTGCAAGCACCTTCCAGATGGAAGAACTCTCTGACTCCTTCCGCATAGAACCAGGACTGGTAGTAACCACTGATGCCCACGTAGTTAAACCCCTTTTCTTTCCCGGTGGCAATATTGGTAAACTCGCCGTAACTGGCACAGTAAATGATGTTGCTGTCTCCGGAGCTGTACCCGCATATCTGCTGGCTGCCTTTATCATCGAAGAAGGATTTCCGATCTCAGAATTGCAGAAAATTGTCAATTCCATGCAAAAGGCTGCTCAGGAAGCTGGTGTAAAAATTATTGCCGGAGATACTAAAGTAGTGGAAAAGCACAATGCAGAAGGTGTATATATCACAACTACAGGAATAGGTTATTTAGCTGAAGGTATAGCGCTTTCCACACAAAAAATTAAGCCGGGAGATCAAATCATCGTTAATAATTACATTGGTGATCACACTATTGCCATCATTAACAGCCGTGACCAGCTCGGTCTCCAACCTCCCCCACTCAGCGATTGCGCCCCGCTTAACCATCTTATTCAGGATATGCTAAGCGTCTCAGATGTCCATTTCATCCGTGATGCCACCCGTGGTGGTGTCGCCACTATCCTAAACGAGGTTTACGATGATTGCGGCATGGGTATCATCATCGATGAATCTGCCCTGCCAATTAGAAATTCAACTATGGCTGTTAGCGAGCTACTGGGTATGGAACCGCTATATATGGCAAATGAAGGTGTTATTGTCTCCTTTGTTCCTGCTCAAACCGATAATTTACTCTCTGCGATGACAGCTAATATCTATGGTAAAAATTCTGCGCTAATCGGAAAGGTGACAAATGAGGTGAAGGGTGTATATCTCAAAACCCCTTTAGGGAGCCTTAGACCTTTGCCTATGCTCAATGCTGACCCTCTCCCCCGCATCTGCTGA
- a CDS encoding hydrogenase maturation nickel metallochaperone HypA yields MHEASLITSLLKIAHRVKIQNELDTISKVTIVVGDMHQVISDVMQNCFDLLKDDFQGFDNAQLIIKHTPLKIRCKECQKIITLNQTDFHCPHCHSTSTEIVSGQELFIETLEAE; encoded by the coding sequence ATGCACGAAGCCAGCCTTATCACTTCATTATTAAAAATCGCTCATAGAGTAAAAATCCAGAATGAACTTGATACCATCTCAAAAGTTACTATTGTTGTAGGTGATATGCACCAGGTTATCTCCGATGTTATGCAGAATTGTTTTGATTTATTAAAAGATGATTTTCAGGGCTTTGATAACGCCCAACTTATTATAAAACACACTCCACTGAAAATCCGCTGCAAAGAATGCCAAAAGATCATCACGCTCAATCAGACAGATTTCCACTGCCCTCACTGCCACTCCACATCTACCGAGATCGTATCCGGTCAAGAACTATTCATAGAAACCCTCGAAGCCGAATAA
- the hypB gene encoding hydrogenase nickel incorporation protein HypB has translation MEKREIKVMEKILSANDRVADGMRAEMEKKGILSINLMSSPGSGKTSLLERTSSLITEGIFAIEGDIQTTLDAERLVSAGIASYQINTGPFGGDCHLEAGWIQNALQEIDLSGIDYLFVENIGNLVCPAEFDVGAHLNGVVLSVTEGEDKPLKYPLAFRNSQFCLISKVDLLPYLDINMQRMINNVLKINPEMEIIILSSKTGEGMEDWVEFLEKNKKS, from the coding sequence ATGGAAAAAAGAGAGATCAAAGTGATGGAGAAAATTTTAAGTGCCAATGACCGGGTGGCAGATGGAATGCGAGCCGAAATGGAGAAAAAGGGGATTTTGAGTATTAATCTGATGAGTTCACCGGGCAGTGGTAAAACTTCATTATTGGAGCGGACATCCAGTTTGATAACTGAGGGGATATTTGCAATTGAAGGTGATATTCAAACTACACTTGACGCTGAAAGGCTTGTGAGTGCGGGGATAGCGAGTTATCAGATCAATACAGGACCTTTTGGTGGGGACTGTCATCTGGAAGCCGGCTGGATCCAAAATGCTCTGCAGGAAATTGATCTGTCGGGAATAGACTATTTATTTGTAGAAAATATCGGAAATCTGGTATGCCCGGCTGAATTTGATGTGGGTGCACATTTGAATGGTGTAGTTTTAAGCGTGACTGAAGGTGAAGATAAACCTTTGAAATATCCCCTGGCTTTTCGCAATTCACAATTTTGCCTGATCTCCAAAGTTGATCTGCTGCCGTATCTGGATATAAATATGCAGCGGATGATCAATAATGTGCTGAAGATCAATCCTGAGATGGAGATAATTATCCTATCCAGTAAAACCGGAGAGGGTATGGAAGATTGGGTGGAATTTCTGGAGAAGAATAAGAAAAGTTAG